In Saccharicrinis fermentans DSM 9555 = JCM 21142, a genomic segment contains:
- the lptC gene encoding LPS export ABC transporter periplasmic protein LptC, whose translation MKPDDHHININNIFKTASTLLLAVLFFSLSCTSNKPEEIKALEANQDMPSLEIVDFETFISDSGRIKYHITTPQLLNYDNAEEPYKEYPKGGHIMTYDSLNVITSQIKCKYAIFHDKPQLWDLRNNVEAVNDEGVVFNTEQLFWDQKKQQIYTEKFIKITTEDEIITGYGLTATENLKKYTLKKMSGTIGLDEE comes from the coding sequence ATGAAACCCGACGATCATCATATCAATATTAACAACATATTTAAAACTGCAAGTACATTGCTACTTGCAGTTTTATTTTTTAGTTTGTCATGCACATCTAATAAACCAGAAGAGATAAAAGCTCTGGAAGCCAATCAGGATATGCCTTCTTTAGAAATTGTAGATTTTGAAACTTTTATTTCTGACTCTGGACGAATTAAATACCACATTACAACACCTCAACTACTCAACTACGACAATGCCGAAGAGCCCTACAAAGAATACCCCAAAGGTGGTCACATTATGACCTACGACTCACTCAATGTTATTACTTCGCAAATAAAATGTAAGTATGCCATCTTTCACGACAAACCACAATTATGGGATTTACGCAATAATGTTGAAGCAGTAAACGACGAAGGTGTTGTTTTTAATACAGAACAACTTTTCTGGGACCAGAAAAAACAACAAATCTATACTGAAAAATTCATTAAAATCACCACAGAAGATGAGATAATAACCGGTTACGGTCTTACAGCAACAGAGAATCTAAAGAAATATACCCTCAAAAAAATGAGCGGAACCATTGGATTGGATGAAGAGTAA
- a CDS encoding hemolysin family protein has product MDHINIIILALMFSAFFSGCEMAFISSNKLLIELNKNKFPTLSKIIDIFIKNTGLFISTLLVGNNIALVVYGLQMGKVLEPLIELYVNSPTGILVTQTALSTLLILVTAEFLPKILFRINPILVLNIAAVPLVVFYYLFYPISKMTLLLSDFLLKKVLKTPSLNTSQNMVLGRIDLDNLISHHHEKLENNDDVAKEVKLLKNALDFSKVKIRECIIPRTEISAIEIGEGLNVLQQRFIETGYSKILIYRNSIDNIIGYVHVSELFKKPKQLKNAINPLSIVPETMTANKLLEVFIQEHRSIALVVDEFGGTAGIVTMEDILEEIFGEIDDEHDVSDLIEKQLSQDEYIFSGRVEIDYINEKYNLNLPQSDNYETIAGFILHHNESIPKNGEEIQIENFKMKIQVASDNRIDLINLTILSHS; this is encoded by the coding sequence ATGGATCACATCAACATTATTATTCTTGCTTTAATGTTTTCAGCATTCTTCTCAGGGTGTGAAATGGCTTTTATATCTTCCAACAAATTATTAATAGAGCTAAACAAGAATAAATTTCCAACACTGAGTAAGATCATCGATATTTTTATAAAAAATACCGGCTTGTTTATATCAACATTATTGGTAGGTAATAATATTGCCCTTGTGGTTTACGGGCTCCAGATGGGGAAGGTATTGGAACCTCTTATTGAATTATATGTAAACTCCCCCACCGGCATTCTGGTTACACAAACTGCTTTATCGACCTTGCTCATATTGGTAACAGCAGAGTTTCTTCCCAAAATATTATTTAGAATTAACCCCATCTTGGTTTTAAACATAGCGGCCGTTCCTTTGGTGGTATTTTATTATTTGTTTTATCCTATTTCAAAGATGACCCTACTTCTCAGTGACTTTTTATTAAAAAAAGTACTAAAGACACCTTCATTGAACACCTCACAAAATATGGTACTGGGAAGAATCGATTTGGATAACCTGATATCACATCATCACGAAAAACTGGAAAATAATGATGATGTGGCAAAAGAAGTGAAGCTATTGAAAAATGCACTCGACTTTTCTAAGGTGAAAATCAGAGAGTGCATCATTCCCCGTACAGAAATATCCGCCATAGAAATTGGAGAAGGACTCAATGTTTTACAACAGCGCTTTATAGAAACCGGATACTCCAAAATATTAATATACCGAAACTCCATTGATAATATCATTGGTTATGTTCATGTCTCCGAGTTATTTAAAAAACCCAAACAACTTAAAAATGCCATCAACCCCTTATCCATCGTTCCGGAAACAATGACTGCCAATAAGTTACTGGAAGTTTTCATTCAGGAACATAGAAGTATTGCGCTTGTGGTGGATGAGTTTGGAGGTACAGCAGGCATTGTAACCATGGAGGATATCTTGGAAGAGATTTTTGGCGAGATTGACGATGAGCATGATGTTTCTGATTTAATAGAAAAACAACTTTCACAAGATGAATATATTTTCTCGGGAAGAGTTGAAATTGATTACATCAACGAAAAATACAACCTGAATCTACCCCAATCAGACAATTATGAAACCATCGCAGGATTTATCCTTCATCACAACGAATCAATACCCAAAAACGGTGAAGAAATCCAGATAGAAAACTTCAAAATGAAAATTCAGGTAGCTTCAGACAACAGAATAGACCTGATCAATCTAACAATACTAAGTCATTCATAG
- a CDS encoding peptidylprolyl isomerase, with amino-acid sequence MATLERIRKKGGVLVAFMVGFALLAFILTDFFSGKGGGQQPSSIEVGNVNGTVINYDAYQNEITQAEDFRKLSSGQSSLDENMQFQIRQQVWEEMVMNIVMGEKYENVGINVTTDEVIDMATGKNPHPGIRQMFTDPQTGVFSQAAVLNFLRARKTDPNRNFYWQFLQKSLVNEKLNTKYTNLFQKGFYVTTSQINSEANAKLRNVDFDFVAVNYNTIPDTAVTVSSSDIKTYYNDNKDDFKQDAERTIQYVTFVVNPSEEDKQMAEKWINDIKPEFSKPETDATQFVTMNSDLPYEDRNLKIEDVRIAIKDFVEKAKEGDVYGPYFEDETYKLSRVVAIKQMPDSVKARHILIQEQDPAKGNAIADSLINLINKGADFASLARSNSKDTGSAINGGDLNWFKEGTMVQPFNDACFNAKKGDVVKVQTQFGIHIIEIQAVGKLTTKYNIATLARKVKYSSKTYQQVYSNANKFAATNNTAEKFKEGIKSENLTPRFATLKATDRNVSGLESSRRLIQWAFESDVDDMSPTIYEFGNQFVIAVVTEATEEGYQDIDDASVQSRIRSIVAKDKKAEIIMKKFKDNTASSQSLSSLAQKMNSKVQSASNVNFGSFQVPGAGVEPALIALASMSDVDKISIPIKGNLGVYVVKVTSESISDTPDTNTAKTQLESANSSKSYGLSRSIREKAEVKDQRLKYF; translated from the coding sequence ATGGCAACATTAGAAAGAATTAGAAAAAAAGGTGGAGTCCTTGTCGCTTTTATGGTGGGATTCGCCTTACTTGCTTTTATATTGACAGATTTCTTTAGTGGAAAAGGAGGAGGCCAGCAACCAAGCAGTATCGAAGTTGGAAATGTAAATGGTACCGTCATCAATTATGATGCCTACCAAAACGAAATCACTCAAGCAGAAGACTTTCGTAAATTAAGTTCAGGACAAAGCAGTCTGGACGAAAATATGCAATTCCAAATCCGCCAACAAGTTTGGGAAGAAATGGTAATGAATATTGTAATGGGAGAGAAATATGAAAATGTAGGCATTAATGTGACCACCGACGAGGTCATTGATATGGCAACAGGAAAAAACCCCCACCCAGGTATTCGACAAATGTTTACTGACCCTCAAACCGGCGTCTTTAGTCAAGCGGCAGTATTGAACTTTTTGCGCGCACGTAAAACAGACCCCAACAGAAATTTTTACTGGCAATTTCTTCAAAAAAGTCTGGTGAATGAAAAATTAAATACTAAATATACTAACCTATTCCAAAAAGGTTTTTATGTAACAACAAGCCAGATCAATAGCGAGGCAAATGCCAAACTACGTAATGTAGACTTTGACTTTGTTGCTGTTAATTATAATACCATCCCCGACACTGCAGTCACAGTATCTTCCAGCGATATAAAAACTTATTACAATGATAATAAGGATGACTTTAAGCAAGATGCAGAACGTACCATTCAGTATGTAACTTTTGTGGTAAACCCTTCGGAAGAAGATAAGCAGATGGCTGAGAAATGGATTAACGACATCAAACCAGAGTTCTCAAAACCAGAAACCGATGCAACTCAATTTGTAACCATGAACTCAGATCTGCCTTACGAAGACAGAAACTTAAAAATTGAAGACGTAAGAATTGCTATCAAAGACTTTGTGGAGAAGGCAAAAGAAGGCGATGTATATGGCCCTTACTTTGAAGATGAAACATACAAGCTTAGTCGAGTTGTGGCCATCAAACAAATGCCCGATTCGGTAAAAGCACGACACATACTAATTCAAGAACAAGACCCTGCCAAAGGAAATGCAATAGCAGATAGTTTAATAAATCTCATTAACAAAGGCGCCGACTTTGCCAGCCTTGCCAGAAGCAATTCAAAAGATACCGGCTCAGCGATCAATGGTGGAGACCTGAACTGGTTCAAAGAAGGAACCATGGTGCAACCATTCAACGACGCCTGCTTCAATGCTAAAAAAGGTGATGTGGTAAAAGTTCAAACTCAATTTGGTATTCATATCATCGAGATACAAGCCGTGGGTAAACTAACCACCAAGTACAACATTGCTACCTTAGCACGTAAAGTTAAGTATAGCTCAAAAACTTACCAACAAGTATATTCTAACGCCAACAAATTTGCGGCTACTAATAATACTGCAGAGAAGTTTAAAGAAGGTATCAAAAGCGAAAACTTAACACCTCGCTTTGCTACCTTAAAAGCTACTGACAGAAACGTTAGTGGATTGGAAAGTTCAAGAAGACTAATTCAATGGGCTTTCGAATCAGATGTAGACGACATGTCACCTACTATCTACGAATTTGGTAATCAATTTGTAATTGCCGTGGTTACAGAAGCTACTGAAGAAGGATACCAAGACATTGATGATGCTTCTGTACAAAGTAGAATTAGGAGCATTGTAGCTAAGGATAAAAAAGCAGAAATAATCATGAAGAAATTCAAAGACAATACGGCATCAAGCCAAAGTCTATCTTCATTAGCGCAAAAAATGAACAGCAAAGTTCAGTCTGCCTCCAATGTTAATTTCGGATCATTTCAAGTACCAGGCGCAGGTGTAGAACCAGCATTGATCGCCTTGGCATCGATGAGTGATGTTGACAAAATATCAATCCCCATAAAAGGAAATCTAGGTGTTTATGTGGTGAAAGTAACCTCCGAGTCTATCAGCGATACACCGGACACAAATACTGCTAAAACACAGCTTGAAAGTGCCAACAGCAGTAAATCATATGGACTATCTCGTTCAATCAGAGAAAAAGCCGAAGTGAAAGACCAAAGACTCAAGTATTTTTAA
- a CDS encoding tyrosine-type recombinase/integrase, which yields MTSSYNVKHRTLMMLTYATGMRCEEALSLLPEQIDSARLVVRIKGKGNKSREVPLPEDILVTTQNLF from the coding sequence GTGACAAGTTCATATAATGTCAAACATCGTACATTAATGATGTTGACTTATGCAACGGGCATGCGGTGCGAAGAAGCTCTAAGTTTGTTGCCTGAGCAAATAGATTCGGCACGTTTGGTTGTACGCATAAAGGGCAAGGGTAATAAAAGCCGAGAAGTACCACTTCCAGAGGATATATTAGTAACAACTCAGAATTTATTTTAA
- a CDS encoding tyrosine-type recombinase/integrase, whose translation MYFKQYRPSKYLFEGFKKGKKYSATSFRKIVSRAALSVGINKGVSPHVLRHCFATHMLERGINLKRLQLLMGHSSLKTTSGYLHLAHPYLGEVPNLLIPIKQAQP comes from the coding sequence ATTTATTTTAAACAGTATCGTCCTTCGAAGTATCTTTTTGAGGGCTTTAAAAAAGGGAAGAAATATTCCGCAACAAGTTTTCGTAAGATAGTATCACGTGCTGCCTTATCAGTAGGTATAAATAAAGGCGTATCGCCTCATGTGTTACGACATTGTTTTGCTACTCATATGCTTGAAAGAGGTATCAATTTGAAACGGTTGCAGTTACTGATGGGACACAGTTCACTAAAAACAACCTCAGGTTATCTTCATTTGGCTCACCCTTACCTTGGCGAAGTTCCCAATTTGTTAATTCCAATAAAACAGGCACAGCCATGA
- a CDS encoding IS91 family transposase — translation MSHTENSKQKIEVADVVRSCQDDIATKLRLNKEQQKAIEAITRCRTSEAGGHIAYCNNSSCSYSQQSYNSCRNRHCPKCQYLKQQQWVNKLTSRLMPGRYFHIVFTIPRELHPLFYINQQACYDLLFRSASQALQNAGRNPSFLGADVGALCVLHTWGQTLMYHPHIHMLVPAGGLSTDGMEWVASPKKFFVPVKALSGMFRGILVKQLEKLLIKEKLRLPKEFEGAQMLKSELYSKRWNVYCKKAFGGINSVLQYLGRYTHRVAISNNRLTSLSDKQVSFTYKDYRQNSKQKQMTLNQLEFVRRFIHHVLPSGFFKIRYVGILATVHIHGKREQVIALVGENMWLSNLEGLTSYEVLRALIGKDPCICPKCNKGIMVRTRILHQLE, via the coding sequence ATGAGTCACACCGAAAATAGTAAACAGAAAATAGAAGTGGCCGATGTTGTGAGGAGCTGTCAAGATGATATTGCTACCAAGTTAAGGTTGAACAAAGAACAACAAAAAGCTATTGAAGCTATAACAAGGTGCCGTACATCAGAAGCAGGCGGTCATATTGCGTATTGTAATAACAGCAGCTGTAGTTACAGTCAACAGTCCTATAACTCTTGTCGCAATAGACATTGCCCCAAGTGTCAGTATTTAAAGCAGCAGCAATGGGTCAATAAGCTCACTAGTCGATTAATGCCCGGACGCTACTTTCATATTGTATTTACCATACCAAGGGAGCTACATCCATTGTTTTACATCAACCAACAAGCATGTTATGACTTACTGTTTCGTTCTGCCTCCCAAGCTTTACAAAATGCAGGACGCAATCCTTCATTTTTAGGTGCTGATGTTGGAGCACTATGTGTACTGCATACCTGGGGGCAAACATTAATGTATCATCCCCATATTCATATGCTGGTTCCCGCTGGCGGCCTGTCTACGGATGGTATGGAATGGGTTGCTTCGCCCAAGAAGTTCTTTGTGCCCGTAAAGGCATTGTCTGGCATGTTTAGAGGTATACTAGTTAAGCAACTCGAAAAACTACTGATCAAGGAAAAACTGAGGTTACCTAAGGAGTTTGAAGGAGCTCAAATGTTGAAATCAGAACTGTACAGTAAACGATGGAATGTATACTGTAAAAAGGCGTTTGGGGGTATCAACAGTGTATTACAATACTTGGGCAGATACACCCATCGGGTAGCTATATCTAATAATAGGCTAACATCTTTATCGGACAAGCAAGTGAGCTTTACCTATAAAGATTACAGACAAAATAGCAAGCAAAAACAAATGACCTTAAATCAACTTGAATTTGTGAGGCGTTTTATACATCACGTCTTACCTAGCGGATTCTTTAAAATCAGATATGTTGGCATACTTGCAACGGTACATATACATGGTAAACGAGAACAGGTAATTGCACTAGTGGGTGAAAATATGTGGTTGTCAAACCTCGAAGGCCTTACCTCATATGAAGTGTTAAGAGCATTAATAGGAAAGGATCCTTGCATATGCCCCAAATGCAATAAAGGCATAATGGTTCGCACAAGGATATTGCACCAACTAGAATGA
- a CDS encoding Fic family protein, which yields MARYIYEYDNWPEFTWNDKKISVILGKVRHLQGKIFGQMGALGFSIKEETILSTLTLDVLKSSEIEGEFLNHEQVRSSIARRLGLDYAGVVHVDRNVEGVVEMMLDATQRYYKPVDQERIFGWHAALFPTGWSGMHRIATGCYRDGEMQVVSGPMGKEKIHFQAPSAKVVKKEMDDFLDWLNNKTDIDGVIKAAIAHFWFIIIHPFDDGNGRIARAISDMLLARSEESPQRFYSLSSQILIEKKKYYEILQKEQHSSGEITDWLEWFLNCLFHALENTEETLQRVLKKADFWDKHKETILNSRQRLILNKLFDGFDGKLKSSKWAKITKCSADTALRDIKDLIEKGILKQEESGGRSTNYELTEEWRMH from the coding sequence ATGGCAAGATACATTTATGAATATGATAATTGGCCAGAGTTCACATGGAATGATAAAAAGATTAGTGTGATTTTAGGAAAAGTCCGACATCTGCAAGGGAAAATTTTCGGACAAATGGGAGCACTTGGTTTTTCAATTAAGGAAGAAACAATTCTATCAACTTTGACACTCGATGTTCTTAAATCATCTGAAATAGAAGGTGAATTTTTAAATCATGAACAAGTTCGTTCTTCTATAGCAAGAAGACTCGGACTGGATTATGCAGGAGTTGTCCATGTTGACAGAAACGTGGAAGGAGTTGTTGAAATGATGCTTGACGCAACTCAAAGATATTACAAACCCGTTGACCAAGAGCGGATTTTTGGATGGCATGCAGCATTGTTCCCTACAGGTTGGAGTGGAATGCATAGAATTGCTACAGGTTGCTATCGAGACGGAGAGATGCAAGTCGTATCAGGGCCAATGGGAAAAGAAAAAATACATTTTCAAGCACCTTCAGCAAAGGTGGTAAAAAAGGAAATGGATGATTTCTTAGATTGGTTAAATAATAAGACCGATATTGATGGTGTTATAAAAGCTGCAATTGCACACTTTTGGTTTATAATAATCCACCCATTTGATGATGGTAATGGCAGGATAGCAAGAGCAATATCAGATATGTTGCTTGCTCGCTCGGAGGAAAGTCCGCAACGATTTTATAGCTTATCAAGCCAAATACTTATTGAGAAAAAGAAATATTACGAGATATTACAGAAAGAGCAACATAGCTCAGGAGAGATTACAGATTGGTTGGAATGGTTTTTAAATTGCTTATTTCATGCATTAGAGAATACAGAAGAAACTTTGCAACGTGTTCTCAAAAAGGCAGATTTTTGGGATAAACACAAGGAAACTATTTTAAATAGTCGGCAAAGACTTATCTTAAACAAACTCTTCGATGGATTTGATGGGAAACTAAAATCGTCAAAATGGGCAAAGATTACAAAATGTTCAGCAGATACAGCCCTTAGAGATATTAAGGATTTAATCGAAAAAGGAATTTTAAAGCAAGAAGAATCTGGAGGTAGAAGTACAAATTACGAACTGACAGAAGAATGGAGAATGCACTAG
- a CDS encoding helix-turn-helix domain-containing protein: protein MKQPELGQKILELRNKKGLTQEELVEKCNINVRTLQRIESGEVNPRNFTVKIIFDALEYDINNETVNQRHQKLIYFKDSIDRLYKQIQNEIPMKNSKNFFYNYFLATGIVWFFCALSIVLFKLNFQVKEILLTIIIPLAFSIFRQFTKNESSQLADKKTD from the coding sequence ATGAAACAGCCAGAATTAGGACAGAAAATATTAGAACTTCGAAATAAAAAAGGCTTGACTCAAGAGGAACTTGTTGAGAAATGTAATATAAATGTGAGGACATTACAACGAATTGAATCTGGAGAAGTCAACCCTCGGAATTTTACTGTTAAAATTATTTTTGATGCTCTTGAATATGACATAAATAACGAAACGGTAAATCAAAGACATCAAAAATTGATTTATTTCAAAGATTCAATTGACAGATTATATAAACAAATCCAAAATGAAATACCAATGAAAAATTCAAAGAACTTTTTTTACAATTATTTTCTTGCAACAGGAATTGTCTGGTTTTTTTGTGCACTTTCAATTGTGCTATTTAAACTGAATTTTCAAGTTAAGGAGATTTTATTGACTATAATTATTCCACTTGCATTCTCTATATTTAGACAGTTTACTAAAAATGAATCATCTCAGTTAGCTGATAAAAAGACAGATTGA
- the istA gene encoding IS21 family transposase: protein MNKNQKVFMWYKVNELWKQGLNKSQISRELEIDRGTVRKYLAMDEQTFMLWINKPHRLSKKLSGYYKYVKTLLESTPYLSAAQVEDRLKESFEDLPKVDSKTVYNFVKTIREKHAINKYKEVGSRQYQKLPEVAYGSEAQVDFGEITMQSGEGHRIKVYFFAMVLSRSRYKYVYCQRCPFTTQTAVYAHELAFNYFNGIPSKIIYDQDKVFIKGENLGDVLLTEGFRSFCQQYSFETIFCRKADPESKGKVENVVKYVKYNFLKGRTFQDQNTLQEDCLAWLKRTANAKLHGTIRKVPYEQWLIEQSHLEPYRDTPEKPLILLPGYKVRKDNTVAYKGNFYSLPIGTYKDADTTVLLDDKGNTLDLLSDVNTLVASHKIPLGKGVLVRNTDHCREKSKTLQQRYELLLNAFGNTPESQSYLADLENDKPRYFHDNIREILKAINNANDRVKTETLNFCIENKVFNGYRFAEVLAHLQNEEKQISEASKINISKVNVEPPKESIAPAQSSIEIYETLLR, encoded by the coding sequence ATGAATAAAAACCAAAAAGTTTTTATGTGGTACAAAGTTAATGAATTATGGAAACAAGGACTCAATAAGAGTCAAATAAGTAGAGAGCTTGAGATAGATAGAGGCACAGTCCGTAAATATTTAGCAATGGATGAACAGACTTTTATGTTGTGGATAAATAAGCCGCATCGCCTGTCAAAAAAGCTCTCTGGTTATTATAAATATGTAAAAACACTTCTCGAAAGCACGCCTTACTTGTCAGCCGCCCAGGTAGAAGATCGTTTAAAAGAATCATTTGAAGATTTACCGAAAGTAGATAGCAAAACGGTCTATAACTTCGTAAAAACGATTCGGGAGAAGCATGCCATCAATAAGTACAAAGAAGTGGGTTCCCGTCAATATCAAAAGCTGCCTGAGGTAGCTTATGGTAGCGAGGCTCAGGTTGATTTTGGCGAGATTACTATGCAGAGTGGAGAAGGTCATCGTATCAAAGTGTATTTCTTCGCCATGGTACTTTCGCGTTCTCGCTACAAGTACGTTTATTGTCAACGCTGCCCTTTTACCACCCAAACTGCGGTATATGCTCACGAGTTAGCTTTTAATTACTTTAACGGTATACCAAGTAAGATCATTTACGATCAGGATAAAGTATTTATAAAGGGGGAAAATCTTGGTGATGTTTTATTAACAGAAGGATTTCGAAGTTTTTGCCAGCAATACTCTTTTGAAACTATTTTTTGCAGGAAAGCAGATCCTGAATCCAAGGGAAAGGTTGAGAATGTGGTGAAATATGTCAAATATAACTTCCTGAAAGGTCGTACATTTCAGGATCAAAACACCCTTCAGGAAGATTGCCTGGCATGGCTTAAACGTACAGCAAATGCCAAGCTTCACGGAACCATCAGGAAAGTCCCTTATGAACAATGGTTGATTGAACAATCACATCTGGAACCTTACCGCGACACCCCTGAAAAACCATTAATATTACTGCCTGGTTACAAGGTTCGAAAAGACAACACCGTTGCCTACAAGGGAAATTTTTACAGTTTACCAATAGGGACTTACAAAGATGCCGATACAACCGTGCTTCTTGATGACAAAGGGAATACCCTGGACTTGTTATCTGATGTAAATACGCTTGTTGCGTCTCATAAGATTCCGCTGGGAAAGGGTGTTTTGGTGCGCAACACGGATCACTGCCGCGAAAAATCAAAGACGCTACAACAGAGATATGAACTTTTATTAAACGCTTTTGGCAATACACCAGAATCACAAAGCTATTTGGCTGACCTGGAAAATGACAAACCGCGTTATTTTCATGATAATATAAGGGAAATTTTAAAAGCTATAAACAATGCGAACGATCGGGTAAAAACGGAAACTTTAAACTTCTGCATCGAAAACAAAGTGTTTAATGGGTATCGATTTGCGGAGGTACTTGCCCATCTTCAAAACGAAGAAAAACAAATATCGGAGGCGAGTAAAATAAACATCAGTAAAGTGAATGTGGAACCCCCTAAGGAGTCGATTGCTCCTGCCCAAAGTAGTATCGAAATTTATGAAACATTATTGAGATAG
- a CDS encoding Fic/DOC family N-terminal domain-containing protein — MGQDAPYRILDKLPPKREKVETLEILRETNKATAALAELKGIANTIPNQSMLVNAIVLQEAKGSSEIENIITTQDELYKALTINKSNISPETKEVVNYRKAIFRGFDLIKKQGFLRVNDIIEIQHELIGNNAGIRNTPGTVLKNDTTGEVVYTPRQTGNIGLIIKFH, encoded by the coding sequence ATGGGACAAGATGCACCATATCGGATTTTAGATAAACTTCCACCTAAAAGGGAGAAAGTTGAAACTCTTGAAATTTTAAGAGAAACCAATAAAGCAACTGCTGCTTTAGCTGAATTGAAAGGAATTGCAAATACAATTCCAAACCAATCAATGTTGGTAAATGCAATTGTATTGCAAGAGGCAAAAGGAAGTTCTGAAATTGAAAACATTATTACAACTCAGGACGAACTTTATAAAGCACTCACTATTAACAAATCAAATATTTCACCTGAAACAAAAGAAGTTGTAAATTATCGAAAAGCAATTTTTCGTGGATTTGACTTAATTAAGAAACAAGGATTTTTACGAGTAAATGATATTATAGAAATTCAACATGAGTTAATTGGAAACAATGCTGGGATAAGAAATACACCTGGCACTGTTTTGAAAAATGATACAACAGGAGAAGTTGTTTATACCCCAAGACAAACAGGAAATATTGGACTTATTATCAAATTTCATTGA
- a CDS encoding Fic family protein, with amino-acid sequence MDLLSNFIEYFNQEQNEISPLINLAVLHHQFESIHPFYDGNGRTGRIINILYLILNDLIDIPILYLSSYIIENKHDYYRLLNQTNKLGEWEEWIIFMLKAVEVTSIQTIEKINTIRALLDNTIEKVQINAPKIYKKELVELLFEQPYSKIEFVVNRLKVERKAASRYLKELEKIGILESQKVGRETLYINKKLIEILKK; translated from the coding sequence TTGGACTTATTATCAAATTTCATTGAGTATTTTAATCAAGAACAAAATGAAATTTCGCCTTTAATTAATCTTGCAGTGCTTCATCACCAATTTGAAAGCATCCACCCATTTTATGATGGCAATGGCAGAACAGGGAGGATAATAAACATTTTATATCTGATTTTAAATGACTTAATTGACATTCCAATTTTATATCTCAGTTCATACATCATTGAAAATAAACATGACTATTATCGTTTATTGAATCAGACAAACAAACTTGGGGAATGGGAAGAATGGATAATATTCATGCTAAAAGCAGTTGAAGTCACTTCCATTCAAACAATTGAAAAAATAAATACAATTAGAGCCTTACTTGACAATACAATTGAGAAAGTTCAGATTAATGCACCAAAAATTTATAAAAAAGAATTAGTGGAACTGCTTTTTGAACAACCATATTCAAAAATTGAATTTGTTGTTAATCGATTAAAAGTAGAAAGAAAAGCTGCGTCACGATATTTAAAAGAACTGGAAAAGATTGGCATTTTAGAATCTCAAAAAGTAGGCAGAGAAACATTATATATCAATAAAAAACTAATTGAAATATTGAAAAAATAA
- a CDS encoding glycoside hydrolase family 108 protein has translation MKTFDELFDRVIKHEGYYANVAGDRGGETYMGVARNLHPNWDGWQLIDTYKETFGKIKRNTMLDIPGLTEFVKDFYKLTFHDKYKVGYVVSGSLQEIIFDWCVNSGYWGSCGVQKVLNRFFDYDLKLDGIIGKNTVKAINSSPAESLFNAIKSARINYYHTIAQRGRNHKFLKGWLRRINSISYK, from the coding sequence ATGAAAACATTTGATGAACTCTTTGATCGAGTGATAAAACACGAAGGATACTACGCCAATGTTGCCGGAGACAGAGGTGGTGAAACATATATGGGTGTAGCCCGTAATCTTCATCCAAATTGGGACGGTTGGCAACTAATAGATACATATAAAGAAACGTTTGGAAAAATAAAACGGAATACAATGCTTGACATTCCTGGATTAACTGAATTTGTTAAGGATTTCTACAAACTAACCTTCCACGACAAATACAAAGTTGGGTACGTAGTCTCAGGCTCGTTACAAGAAATCATTTTCGATTGGTGTGTGAATAGTGGTTATTGGGGCAGCTGTGGCGTGCAAAAGGTATTGAATCGCTTCTTTGATTACGACCTCAAATTGGATGGGATTATAGGGAAGAATACAGTTAAAGCAATAAACTCTAGTCCTGCGGAATCGCTATTTAATGCCATTAAATCAGCTCGAATTAATTATTACCATACCATAGCTCAAAGGGGTCGAAATCATAAGTTTTTAAAGGGCTGGTTGAGGAGGATTAATTCAATCAGCTATAAATAA